The following are from one region of the Candidatus Cloacimonadota bacterium genome:
- a CDS encoding isocitrate/isopropylmalate dehydrogenase family protein, producing the protein MSKRIIVTMPGDGIGKTVLEEALRVLDAVGFEAEYVHADIGWEFWCKEGNPLPQRTLDLLEKHKISLFGAITSKPKSEA; encoded by the coding sequence ATGAGTAAAAGAATAATCGTAACCATGCCCGGAGACGGCATTGGAAAAACAGTTTTAGAAGAAGCACTTCGCGTGCTCGATGCTGTTGGATTCGAAGCTGAATATGTGCATGCAGATATCGGCTGGGAATTCTGGTGTAAAGAAGGAAATCCGCTTCCGCAAAGGACATTGGATCTTCTGGAAAAACACAAAATCTCGCTTTTCGGAGCCATAACTTCCAAACCGAAAAGTGAAGC